In Streptomyces sp. NBC_01707, a genomic segment contains:
- a CDS encoding ABC transporter ATP-binding protein, which yields MTLTVTDLRVHYRTLRGEVRALDGVSFDLADGEILGLAGESGCGKTTLGKSLIRLDGRMRHAGGTVTLDGDDVPIADDRAMNAFRFHRISLVPQYSMSALNPTRRIGRMIRELLASRGVGVDTDELHRRLDLVGLDHDVLNRYPIELSGGMKQRTVMVISTLLDPAVLVADEVTSALDVSTQRAVVGALTGLRDKGLVTSMIFVTHDLGLTSHIADSIMVMYAGRAAEKAPAKVLTTDPRHPYTKLLLGSLPEVGARYADKPLKGIAGSPPSLLDPPAGCRFRDRCPLADGRCAEEPPVVEVAPRHSVACWKAA from the coding sequence ATGACCCTGACCGTCACCGATCTGCGGGTCCACTACCGCACCCTGCGGGGCGAGGTCCGGGCGCTGGACGGCGTCAGTTTCGATCTGGCCGACGGCGAGATCCTGGGCCTGGCGGGTGAGTCCGGCTGCGGCAAGACGACGCTGGGCAAATCCCTCATCCGTCTCGACGGCCGGATGCGCCACGCGGGCGGCACCGTGACCCTCGACGGCGACGACGTCCCGATCGCCGACGACCGCGCCATGAACGCCTTCCGCTTCCACCGGATATCGCTCGTGCCGCAGTACTCGATGAGCGCACTCAACCCGACCCGACGCATCGGCCGCATGATCCGCGAACTCCTCGCCTCACGTGGTGTCGGTGTGGACACCGACGAACTGCACCGCCGCCTGGATCTGGTCGGCCTGGACCACGACGTCCTGAACCGCTACCCGATCGAGCTGTCCGGCGGGATGAAGCAGCGCACCGTCATGGTGATCTCCACCCTGCTCGACCCGGCCGTCCTCGTCGCCGACGAGGTCACCTCCGCCCTCGACGTCTCCACCCAGCGGGCCGTCGTCGGCGCACTCACCGGGCTGCGCGACAAGGGCCTGGTCACGAGCATGATCTTCGTGACCCACGACCTCGGACTGACCTCGCACATCGCCGACTCCATCATGGTGATGTACGCGGGAAGGGCGGCCGAGAAGGCACCCGCGAAGGTCCTGACGACCGATCCCCGCCACCCGTACACCAAACTCCTGCTCGGCTCGCTCCCGGAGGTCGGGGCCCGGTACGCGGACAAGCCGCTGAAGGGCATAGCGGGCTCTCCGCCCTCCCTGCTCGACCCACCGGCCGGCTGCCGCTTCCGCGACCGCTGCCCTCTCGCCGACGGCCGGTGCGCCGAAGAGCCTCCCGTCGTCGAGGTGGCCCCCCGTCACTCCGTCGCATGCTGGAAGGCGGCCTGA
- a CDS encoding glycoside hydrolase family 2 protein, producing the protein MTLRHLPLHDGWTLGADGPVPLGLPTGGVPATVPGCVHTDLLAAGLIDDPYLDDNETRLDWIGRTDWTYRTVFDWTDDGRDHADLCFDGLDTVATVLLNGSELGRTANQHRSYRFAVRPLLVEGANTIDVRFTAPYTYAEELRERLGDRPGAYTEPYPFIRKMACNFGWDWGPTLVTSGIWRPVALQSWTGPRIASVKLLADLVDGGMPRLGVTLDVDRGGDGSPLQAVVEVAGERAELTVPAGQDSATTTLLVPDAEPWWPHSHGEQPLYEVTVRLGGHAWHGRTGFRSVSLEREAFRIVVNGEPVFVRGVNWIPDDCFPARLTRQRISDRLDQALAAGVNLIRVWGGGLYESDDFYRLADEKGLLVWQDFPFACAAYPEEQPLYDEVAAEARENVVRLAPHPSLVLWCGNNENLEGHADWGWRKELGDRTWGHGYYHELLPAICAETDPTRPYWPGSPYSGSPDLHPQDPARGTIHIWDVWNRADYRAYADRVPRFVAEFGFQGPPAHATLRSAVSGPLAPDAPLLTHHQKAEDGNAKLLRGLGDHLPQPGGSFDDWHWLTQLNQARAVAFGIRHFRSHTPYCMGTVVWQLNDCWPVVSWAAVDGDGRRKPLWYALRAVYADRLLVVRDGALHLVNDADRPWAGTLCLTRHDLDGTVLAEEELRVSTAPRQVTRVALPPSVAEPADRTRELLVARLGEVRTVEFYEEDTRLALPPARYDVTITRSEGDASAYRVEVTARTLLRDLALFPDRLDPAAEVDEMLVTLLPGESTVFRVTGAVLEDPGALGIRPVLRCVNDALA; encoded by the coding sequence GTGACCCTTCGCCACCTGCCCCTGCACGACGGCTGGACGCTCGGCGCCGACGGGCCGGTGCCCCTCGGGCTCCCCACCGGAGGCGTCCCCGCCACCGTGCCCGGCTGCGTCCACACCGATCTGCTCGCCGCCGGTCTCATCGACGACCCGTACCTGGACGACAACGAGACCCGGCTCGACTGGATCGGCCGGACCGACTGGACGTACCGCACCGTCTTCGACTGGACGGACGACGGACGCGACCACGCCGACCTGTGCTTCGACGGGCTCGACACCGTCGCCACGGTCCTGCTCAACGGTTCGGAGCTGGGCCGCACCGCCAACCAGCACCGCAGCTACCGCTTCGCCGTCCGCCCGCTGCTCGTCGAGGGCGCCAACACGATCGACGTACGGTTCACCGCCCCGTACACCTACGCCGAGGAGCTGCGCGAACGGCTCGGCGACCGGCCGGGCGCGTACACCGAGCCGTACCCCTTCATCCGCAAGATGGCGTGCAACTTCGGCTGGGACTGGGGGCCGACCCTGGTCACCTCCGGCATCTGGCGGCCGGTCGCCCTTCAGTCGTGGACCGGGCCGCGGATCGCCTCGGTGAAGCTGCTGGCCGACCTCGTGGACGGCGGGATGCCCCGGCTGGGCGTGACCCTGGACGTGGACCGGGGTGGCGACGGGAGCCCGCTGCAGGCCGTCGTGGAGGTGGCCGGGGAACGGGCCGAGCTCACCGTGCCGGCCGGGCAGGACAGCGCCACCACCACTCTCCTCGTCCCGGACGCCGAGCCCTGGTGGCCGCACAGCCACGGCGAGCAGCCCCTGTACGAGGTGACCGTCCGCCTCGGCGGCCACGCCTGGCACGGCAGGACGGGCTTCCGCTCCGTGTCCCTGGAGCGCGAGGCGTTCCGGATCGTCGTCAACGGCGAACCCGTCTTCGTGCGCGGCGTCAACTGGATCCCCGACGACTGCTTCCCGGCCCGTCTCACCCGGCAGCGGATCTCCGACCGCCTCGACCAGGCGCTGGCCGCAGGCGTCAACCTGATCAGGGTCTGGGGCGGCGGGCTCTACGAGAGCGACGACTTCTACCGGCTGGCCGACGAGAAGGGACTCCTCGTCTGGCAGGACTTCCCGTTCGCCTGCGCCGCCTACCCGGAGGAGCAGCCGCTGTACGACGAGGTGGCGGCCGAGGCCCGCGAGAACGTGGTCCGCCTCGCCCCGCACCCCTCCCTCGTCCTGTGGTGCGGCAACAACGAGAACCTGGAGGGCCACGCCGACTGGGGCTGGCGCAAGGAGCTCGGCGACCGGACCTGGGGCCACGGCTACTACCACGAGCTGCTGCCCGCGATCTGCGCCGAGACCGATCCCACCCGCCCGTACTGGCCCGGCTCGCCCTACTCCGGCTCGCCGGACCTGCACCCCCAGGACCCGGCCCGCGGCACGATCCACATCTGGGACGTCTGGAACCGGGCCGACTACCGCGCCTACGCGGACCGTGTCCCCCGCTTCGTCGCAGAATTCGGCTTCCAGGGCCCGCCCGCCCACGCCACCCTGCGGAGTGCCGTCAGCGGCCCTCTCGCCCCCGACGCCCCGCTGCTCACCCACCACCAGAAGGCCGAGGACGGCAACGCCAAACTGCTCCGCGGCCTCGGCGACCACCTGCCGCAGCCGGGCGGTTCCTTCGACGACTGGCACTGGCTCACCCAGCTCAACCAGGCCCGCGCGGTCGCCTTCGGCATCCGGCACTTCCGCTCGCACACCCCGTACTGCATGGGCACCGTGGTCTGGCAGCTGAACGACTGCTGGCCGGTCGTCTCCTGGGCCGCAGTCGACGGCGACGGCCGCCGAAAGCCCCTCTGGTACGCGCTGCGTGCCGTGTACGCGGACCGGCTGCTGGTCGTGCGTGACGGCGCGCTGCACCTGGTCAACGACGCGGACCGGCCGTGGGCGGGCACGCTGTGCCTGACCCGGCACGATCTGGACGGCACCGTGCTGGCCGAGGAGGAGCTGAGGGTGAGCACGGCGCCGCGCCAGGTCACCCGGGTCGCTCTGCCGCCGTCCGTCGCGGAGCCGGCGGACCGGACACGGGAGCTGCTGGTGGCGCGGCTGGGCGAGGTGCGGACGGTCGAGTTCTACGAGGAGGACACCCGGCTGGCCCTGCCGCCCGCCCGCTACGACGTGACGATCACCCGGAGTGAGGGCGACGCGTCCGCATACCGTGTCGAGGTGACCGCCAGGACACTGCTGCGGGACCTAGCGCTCTTCCCTGACCGGCTCGATCCGGCGGCCGAGGTGGACGAGATGCTCGTCACCCTCCTGCCGGGGGAGAGCACCGTCTTCCGGGTGACCGGCGCGGTGCTCGAGGACCCGGGGGCACTGGGGATCCGCCCGGTGCTGAGGTGTGTCAACGACGCCCTTGCCTAG
- a CDS encoding ABC transporter permease: MRRYFARKLLIYALTFVVAVTVNWMIPRFMPGDPVSAMVARARVSQPEAVEAMRSYYNDLFGFDEPVWQQYLHFWSALLRGDFGLSIWVFPKPVADVLLDALPYTLGLMIPAILLSWFVGNWAGALAARRKVLDNTLLPAGYLLTAMPYMWIAVILAWALGSKAGWFPLSGGYSLNIQPSYSIDFAVDLLQHWVLPFLSLFLVALGGWAIGMRNMIIYELESDYSSYLSALGAPQRLIRRYAFRNAVLPQITGLALQLGVLVAGALVTEIVFAYPGLGSLILAAIQNQDFFLLQGAFLFIVIGVLIANFLIDIVYVVVDPRTRTGMAGGHS, encoded by the coding sequence TTGCGCCGTTACTTCGCCAGAAAACTCCTGATCTACGCGCTGACCTTCGTCGTCGCCGTCACCGTCAACTGGATGATCCCGCGCTTCATGCCGGGTGACCCGGTGTCGGCCATGGTGGCCCGCGCCCGGGTCTCCCAGCCCGAGGCCGTCGAGGCGATGCGCTCCTACTACAACGATCTGTTCGGCTTCGACGAGCCGGTCTGGCAGCAGTATCTGCACTTCTGGAGCGCCCTCCTGCGGGGCGACTTCGGGCTTTCCATCTGGGTCTTCCCCAAGCCCGTCGCCGATGTCCTGCTCGACGCTCTCCCGTACACCCTGGGTCTGATGATCCCGGCCATCCTGCTCAGCTGGTTCGTCGGCAACTGGGCCGGCGCCCTCGCGGCCCGCCGCAAGGTCCTGGACAACACACTGCTCCCGGCCGGATATCTGCTGACCGCGATGCCGTACATGTGGATCGCCGTCATCCTCGCCTGGGCGCTGGGCTCCAAGGCCGGCTGGTTCCCCCTCTCGGGCGGCTACAGCCTGAACATCCAGCCGAGCTACAGCATCGACTTCGCCGTCGACCTGCTGCAGCACTGGGTGCTGCCCTTCCTCTCCCTCTTCCTGGTCGCGCTCGGCGGCTGGGCCATCGGCATGCGCAACATGATCATTTACGAGCTGGAGTCCGACTACTCGTCCTATCTGTCGGCCCTCGGCGCACCGCAGCGCCTCATCCGCCGGTACGCCTTCCGCAACGCCGTACTGCCCCAGATCACCGGTCTCGCACTCCAGTTGGGCGTCCTGGTGGCCGGAGCGCTCGTCACCGAGATCGTCTTCGCCTATCCGGGCCTCGGCTCCCTCATCCTGGCGGCGATCCAGAACCAGGACTTCTTCCTGCTCCAGGGTGCCTTCCTGTTCATCGTCATCGGGGTGCTGATCGCCAACTTCCTCATCGACATCGTGTACGTCGTCGTCGACCCCCGCACCCGTACCGGCATGGCTGGAGGCCACTCGTGA
- a CDS encoding ABC transporter permease produces MSTVPEPATDTVAVPAPQPTRETLHYALRNPKLLIGFTVVALLLVVGVIGPPLLDNADPNEYVGPQAAPPDGTYWMGTTTFGQDVYAQFVHGLRATFLVGVVGGALAAVIAMLVGFLAGYRGGVVDEILNMVTNVVLVLPALAVLLIINAYLGVRSVAVQGLFIGLTSWPWAARAIRAQTFSLRTREFVDLARLSGCSTWRIVFREIAPNMSSYLFMMFILLFGGSILIASSLDFIGLGPTEGVSLGLMLQSAQQWSALQLGMWWWFVPPGAGITAIVGALYVANVGLDEVFNPKLREA; encoded by the coding sequence GTGAGCACCGTGCCCGAACCGGCCACCGACACCGTCGCCGTGCCCGCACCCCAGCCGACCCGCGAGACGCTCCACTACGCCCTGCGCAACCCCAAACTGCTCATCGGCTTCACGGTCGTCGCGCTGCTCCTGGTCGTCGGCGTCATCGGCCCGCCACTGCTCGACAACGCCGACCCCAACGAGTACGTGGGACCGCAGGCCGCACCGCCGGACGGGACGTACTGGATGGGCACCACCACCTTCGGACAGGACGTGTACGCGCAGTTCGTGCACGGACTGCGCGCCACCTTCCTGGTGGGTGTCGTCGGCGGAGCCCTCGCCGCCGTCATCGCCATGCTCGTCGGATTCCTCGCCGGCTACCGCGGCGGAGTCGTCGACGAGATCCTCAACATGGTCACCAACGTGGTGCTGGTCCTGCCCGCCCTCGCCGTCCTGCTGATCATCAACGCCTATCTCGGGGTGCGCTCCGTCGCCGTGCAGGGACTGTTCATCGGCCTCACCTCATGGCCGTGGGCGGCGCGCGCTATCCGTGCGCAGACCTTCTCGCTGCGCACCCGGGAGTTCGTCGACCTGGCCCGGCTCAGCGGGTGCTCCACCTGGCGGATCGTCTTCCGCGAGATCGCGCCCAACATGAGCTCGTACCTCTTCATGATGTTCATCCTGCTCTTCGGCGGCTCCATCCTGATCGCCTCCTCACTGGACTTCATCGGGCTCGGCCCCACGGAGGGCGTCTCGCTCGGGCTGATGCTGCAGAGCGCGCAGCAGTGGAGCGCACTCCAACTCGGCATGTGGTGGTGGTTCGTCCCGCCCGGCGCCGGGATCACCGCGATCGTGGGCGCGCTCTACGTCGCCAATGTCGGCCTCGACGAGGTCTTCAACCCGAAGCTGAGGGAGGCCTGA
- a CDS encoding ABC transporter substrate-binding protein, translated as MGTGFRGRIATTLAVIGLAATACTGGGSSSGGSGGSGGGSGGALPRDETLYTTGTQWGPPANYNPLHDWDHATGTKGLVYETLFHFDPNAGKLTPWLAQSGSWTADKTYEVKLRPGITWSDGKPLTAQDVAYSYGIGKIEASSFHNLWTWLDKAEAVDATTVRFTFKQARYQEWDFTLYGRPIVPEHIWSKRSDKEVLDGVNDKPVGTGAYTLKSHTQDRVVWQRRDDWWGVKSLDMKPAPRYIVDVSNPSNEVVIGQLGQGQLDLSNNFLPGASSLIKSKKVVSYYDEPPYMLSANTAWLVPNTKKKPMNDAAFRKALAASVDVGKIVKGVYGELVKPADPTGLLPQWNQFVDQDLVAKEGFSYDTGKAKQILTDAGYKDTDGDGFVENTDGSKISLKLAVPTGWTDWMEAAKVIAASGKAAGIRITTEFPDQNALNEQRGKGDFDLVINNERQLSNTPWTYYEYMFQLPVQKQQNTVNFGRYENKEAWELVQQLGGVKTDDTEGMKQVISKIQDIQLKEMPVIPLWYNGLWSQSTTGTWTNWPSDASGAPKYAPALWRNWLEMGGFEALTQLKPAK; from the coding sequence CGGACTCGCCGCCACCGCGTGCACGGGAGGCGGTTCCTCGTCGGGTGGATCGGGCGGCTCCGGCGGCGGTTCGGGCGGCGCGCTTCCGCGTGACGAGACGCTCTACACGACCGGTACGCAGTGGGGGCCGCCGGCCAACTACAACCCGCTGCACGACTGGGACCACGCGACCGGCACCAAGGGCCTGGTCTACGAGACGCTGTTCCACTTCGACCCGAACGCGGGCAAGCTCACGCCCTGGCTGGCGCAGTCGGGCAGCTGGACCGCGGACAAGACCTACGAGGTGAAGCTGCGACCGGGCATCACCTGGTCCGACGGCAAGCCGCTCACCGCCCAGGACGTCGCCTACTCCTACGGGATCGGCAAGATCGAGGCGTCGTCCTTCCACAACCTGTGGACCTGGCTCGACAAGGCGGAGGCGGTGGACGCCACCACCGTCCGCTTCACCTTCAAGCAGGCCCGGTACCAGGAATGGGACTTCACCCTCTACGGGCGGCCGATCGTCCCTGAGCACATCTGGAGCAAGCGCTCCGACAAGGAAGTCCTCGACGGTGTCAACGACAAGCCGGTAGGGACCGGGGCGTACACCCTCAAGAGCCACACCCAGGACCGAGTCGTGTGGCAGCGGCGCGACGACTGGTGGGGAGTCAAGTCGCTCGACATGAAGCCGGCCCCCCGCTACATCGTCGACGTCTCCAACCCCAGCAACGAAGTGGTCATCGGCCAGCTGGGCCAGGGCCAGCTGGACCTGAGCAACAACTTCCTGCCGGGCGCCTCCTCGCTGATCAAGAGCAAGAAGGTCGTCTCGTACTACGACGAGCCGCCCTACATGCTCTCCGCCAACACCGCCTGGCTGGTGCCCAACACCAAGAAGAAGCCGATGAACGACGCGGCCTTCCGCAAGGCGCTCGCCGCATCCGTCGACGTCGGGAAGATCGTCAAGGGGGTGTACGGAGAGCTGGTCAAGCCCGCCGATCCGACCGGGCTGCTCCCGCAGTGGAACCAGTTCGTCGACCAGGACCTGGTGGCGAAGGAGGGCTTCTCCTACGACACGGGCAAGGCCAAGCAGATCCTCACCGACGCCGGGTACAAGGACACCGACGGCGACGGATTCGTGGAGAACACGGACGGCTCGAAGATCAGCCTCAAGCTGGCCGTGCCGACCGGCTGGACCGACTGGATGGAGGCCGCGAAGGTCATCGCCGCCTCGGGCAAGGCCGCGGGCATCCGGATCACCACCGAGTTCCCCGACCAGAACGCCCTCAACGAGCAGCGCGGCAAGGGCGATTTCGACCTCGTCATCAACAACGAGCGCCAGCTCTCCAACACCCCGTGGACGTACTACGAGTACATGTTCCAGCTCCCGGTCCAGAAGCAGCAGAACACGGTCAACTTCGGCCGGTACGAGAACAAGGAAGCCTGGGAGCTGGTTCAGCAGCTCGGTGGGGTGAAGACCGACGACACCGAGGGCATGAAGCAGGTCATCTCCAAGATCCAGGACATCCAGCTCAAGGAGATGCCGGTCATCCCGCTCTGGTACAACGGCCTCTGGTCGCAATCCACCACCGGGACCTGGACCAACTGGCCGTCGGACGCCTCGGGAGCGCCCAAGTACGCCCCCGCCCTGTGGCGCAACTGGCTGGAGATGGGCGGCTTCGAGGCGCTCACGCAGCTCAAGCCCGCCAAGTGA
- a CDS encoding Bax inhibitor-1/YccA family protein — translation MRSSNPVFSRRGFSRDNGYAGFNAAPQAGAPVTGADPYAQGTAANPYATNPYAQQDTRYGAPQAPTRTGAMTIDDVVTRTAITLGTVVLGAALAWALLPVDEANLGKSYGIAIGAALVAFVLSLIQSFKRKPVPALIVSYAAFEGVFLGVISSAVSTYIGPGVVMQAVLGTMCVFAGVLLAYKMRWIRVTRRFYGFVMAAAMGFMLLMVVNLLFAVFGGGDGLGFRSGGLGILFGVIGIILGACFLALDFKQVEDGIAFGAPREESWLAAFGLTMTLVWIYLEMLRLFSILSGDD, via the coding sequence ATGAGGAGCAGCAACCCGGTCTTCTCGCGACGGGGGTTCAGCCGCGACAACGGCTACGCGGGCTTCAACGCGGCGCCGCAGGCCGGGGCCCCCGTGACGGGCGCCGACCCGTACGCGCAGGGCACCGCCGCGAACCCGTACGCCACCAACCCCTACGCCCAGCAGGACACCCGGTACGGCGCCCCGCAGGCGCCCACGCGCACCGGCGCGATGACGATCGACGACGTCGTCACGCGGACCGCGATCACGCTGGGCACCGTGGTGCTCGGCGCGGCCCTTGCCTGGGCCCTGCTGCCGGTCGACGAGGCGAACCTCGGCAAGTCCTACGGCATCGCGATCGGCGCTGCCCTGGTGGCGTTCGTCCTGTCGCTCATCCAGTCGTTCAAGCGCAAGCCGGTCCCGGCGCTGATCGTCTCCTACGCGGCCTTCGAGGGTGTCTTCCTCGGGGTGATCTCCAGCGCGGTCTCCACGTACATCGGTCCCGGCGTGGTGATGCAGGCGGTGCTGGGCACCATGTGTGTCTTCGCCGGTGTGCTTCTCGCGTACAAGATGCGCTGGATCCGCGTCACCCGTCGCTTCTACGGCTTCGTGATGGCCGCCGCCATGGGCTTCATGCTCCTGATGGTGGTCAACCTGCTGTTCGCCGTCTTCGGCGGGGGCGACGGCCTGGGCTTCCGCAGCGGCGGTCTCGGCATCCTCTTCGGCGTCATCGGGATCATCCTCGGTGCGTGCTTCCTGGCCCTGGACTTCAAGCAGGTCGAGGACGGCATCGCGTTCGGTGCTCCGCGCGAGGAGTCCTGGCTGGCGGCCT
- a CDS encoding ATP-binding cassette domain-containing protein: MLEGGLMLTLDRVTKTYRAGAFGGGSVTAVDRVSFDAAPGEVVSLIGESGSGKSTIGRMILGLTEVSDGRLTLDGKAVRPGKDFYRRVQGVFQDPFSCYNPVFKADRVFALVRRTYHHGVPDKEWADRVEQAVRDVRLDPGQVLGRYPHQLSGGQLQRLLIARALLLEPGFLVADEITSMLDASTRIDVLNLLAGLKERGLGVLYITHDLSLGTYLAERTVVLRRGRIVERGDTQKVFGNPLHPYTRTLLAAVPRLNTPWTLPEPVETCAFHEAGEQGSDLRETEPDHFVACAQLPDCGRTPA; the protein is encoded by the coding sequence ATGCTGGAAGGCGGCCTGATGCTGACCCTCGACCGCGTCACCAAGACCTACCGGGCCGGTGCCTTCGGCGGCGGCTCCGTCACCGCCGTCGACCGGGTCTCCTTCGACGCCGCCCCGGGCGAGGTCGTCTCGCTCATAGGCGAGAGCGGCAGCGGCAAATCCACCATCGGCCGGATGATCCTCGGTCTCACCGAGGTCAGCGACGGCCGCCTCACCCTCGACGGGAAGGCGGTCCGCCCGGGCAAGGACTTCTACCGCCGGGTCCAGGGCGTCTTCCAGGATCCGTTCTCCTGCTACAACCCCGTCTTCAAGGCCGACCGCGTCTTCGCCCTCGTCCGACGCACGTACCACCACGGGGTACCGGACAAGGAGTGGGCCGACCGCGTCGAGCAGGCGGTACGGGACGTGCGCCTGGACCCCGGACAGGTGCTCGGCCGCTACCCGCACCAGCTCAGCGGCGGCCAGCTGCAACGCCTCCTGATCGCCCGCGCCCTCCTGCTCGAACCGGGCTTCCTGGTCGCCGACGAGATCACCAGCATGCTCGACGCCTCCACCCGCATCGACGTCCTCAACCTCCTGGCCGGGCTCAAGGAGCGCGGCCTCGGTGTCCTGTACATCACCCATGACCTCTCGCTCGGCACCTATCTCGCCGAGCGGACCGTGGTGCTGCGCCGCGGCAGGATCGTCGAGCGCGGCGACACCCAGAAGGTGTTCGGCAACCCGCTCCACCCCTACACCCGCACCCTCCTGGCCGCGGTGCCCCGGCTCAACACCCCGTGGACCCTGCCCGAGCCCGTGGAGACCTGCGCCTTCCACGAGGCGGGGGAACAGGGCAGCGATCTGCGCGAGACCGAACCGGACCACTTCGTCGCCTGCGCCCAGCTCCCCGACTGCGGAAGGACCCCGGCGTGA